The Bacillus vallismortis genome window below encodes:
- a CDS encoding tartrate dehydrogenase: protein MRIAAIPGDGVGIEVVAAAEKVLYTAAEVHGGLSFSFTPFPWSCDYYMEHGEMMPEDGIHTLTQFEAVFLGAVGNPKLVPDHMSLWGLLLKIRRELELSINMRPAKQMAGIMSPLLHPNDFDLVVIRENSEGEYSEVGGRIHRGDDEIAIQNTVFTRKATERVMRFAFELAKKRRGHVTSATKSNGIYHAMPFWDEVFQQTAADYRGIDTSSQHIDALAAFFVTRPETFDVIVASNLFGDILTDISSSLMGSIGIAPSANINPSGKYPSMFEPVHGSAPDIAGKGLANPIGQIWTAKLMLDHFGEEELGAKILDVMEQVTADGVKTRDIGGQNTTAEVTDEICARLRKL, encoded by the coding sequence ATTCGGATTGCGGCAATACCCGGAGATGGAGTAGGAATAGAGGTTGTGGCGGCTGCGGAAAAAGTGCTTTATACAGCAGCCGAAGTTCACGGAGGTTTGTCATTCTCATTTACGCCTTTTCCATGGAGCTGTGATTATTATATGGAACACGGCGAAATGATGCCTGAAGACGGAATACATACGCTCACTCAATTTGAAGCGGTTTTTTTAGGAGCGGTCGGAAATCCGAAGCTGGTTCCCGATCATATGTCATTATGGGGGCTGCTGCTGAAAATCCGGAGGGAGCTTGAGCTTTCCATTAATATGAGACCTGCTAAACAAATGGCGGGCATTATGTCACCGCTTTTGCATCCAAATGATTTTGACCTCGTGGTGATTCGTGAAAACAGTGAAGGCGAATACAGTGAGGTCGGCGGTCGCATTCACAGGGGTGATGATGAAATTGCCATCCAGAATACCGTGTTCACGAGAAAAGCGACAGAGCGTGTCATGCGTTTTGCCTTCGAATTGGCGAAAAAGCGGCGCGGCCATGTGACGAGCGCAACAAAGTCCAATGGCATTTATCACGCGATGCCGTTCTGGGATGAAGTCTTTCAGCAGACTGCGGCTGATTACAGAGGAATTGACACGTCATCCCAGCACATTGATGCGTTGGCGGCTTTCTTTGTCACACGTCCTGAAACCTTTGACGTCATTGTAGCGAGCAACTTATTCGGTGACATTTTAACAGATATCAGCTCCAGTCTCATGGGGAGCATCGGCATTGCCCCCTCTGCAAACATCAACCCGTCCGGCAAGTATCCATCCATGTTCGAACCGGTCCACGGATCAGCTCCCGATATCGCCGGCAAAGGCCTCGCGAACCCAATCGGCCAGATTTGGACAGCAAAGCTGATGCTTGATCATTTCGGAGAGGAAGAACTGGGGGCGAAGATCCTCGATGTGATGGAACAAGTAACGGCAGACGGCGTCAAAACACGCGACATTGGCGGACAAAACACAACGGCAGAGGTCACGGATGAAATCTGTGCGCGTTTGAGAAAACTTTGA
- the sipU gene encoding signal peptidase I sipU → MNAKKITLKKKRKTKWIIVLSIVLIAVLIFTIRMAFYKPFIVEGSSMAPTLQDSERILVDKAAKYTGGFYRGDIIVIHDKTSGRSSVKRLIGLPGDSVKVKDDQLYINDKKVEEPYLKEHQQEAKEIGVSLTGDFEAEVPSGKYFVMGDNRLNSMDSRNGMGMPSDEEIVGTESLVFYPFSEMRQAK, encoded by the coding sequence TTGAATGCAAAAAAAATCACATTAAAGAAAAAAAGAAAAACCAAATGGATCATTGTACTCAGTATCGTATTGATCGCAGTGCTCATTTTTACCATCAGAATGGCGTTTTACAAACCCTTTATTGTTGAAGGCTCTTCAATGGCTCCAACGCTTCAAGACTCAGAAAGAATTTTGGTTGACAAAGCAGCCAAATATACAGGCGGTTTTTACAGAGGCGACATTATCGTCATTCATGACAAAACGAGCGGCCGTTCATCCGTCAAACGTTTAATCGGTTTGCCTGGTGACAGCGTAAAAGTGAAGGATGATCAGCTATACATAAACGATAAAAAGGTGGAAGAACCGTACCTAAAGGAACATCAACAAGAAGCCAAAGAAATAGGTGTAAGCTTAACGGGTGACTTCGAAGCTGAGGTTCCTTCCGGCAAATATTTCGTAATGGGAGATAACCGCCTGAATTCGATGGATAGCAGAAACGGAATGGGTATGCCTTCTGATGAAGAAATCGTCGGTACGGAATCTCTCGTCTTTTATCCGTTCAGTGAGATGAGACAAGCAAAATAA
- a CDS encoding dienelactone hydrolase family protein codes for MPPKPLVILAHEIYGVNSHMKKMARLIKMAGYDVVTPNLLGDGEVYTLQEEKTAYDQFTKHERLKTGETIIQSLIRQNAGRRIFVVGFSAGATIAWKCSSMPEVSGAVCYYGSRIRDSLHHVPVCPVLLFFPSFEPSFDVALLIKKLREKQHPDLEIYQFEALHGFANPDSDTFDRALFFKALSIIKNEAEKPPRPVSSDCSKTRTNGRQ; via the coding sequence ATGCCCCCAAAACCGCTTGTCATTCTCGCACACGAAATATACGGTGTTAACAGCCATATGAAAAAGATGGCCCGGCTGATAAAAATGGCTGGATATGATGTGGTGACGCCTAACCTGCTCGGGGATGGTGAAGTCTACACATTGCAAGAGGAAAAAACCGCATACGATCAATTTACAAAACACGAACGGCTGAAAACAGGAGAAACCATCATTCAGAGCTTAATCAGGCAAAACGCCGGACGGCGCATCTTTGTGGTTGGATTCAGCGCGGGCGCAACGATCGCATGGAAATGCAGCAGTATGCCTGAGGTGAGCGGAGCTGTTTGCTATTACGGTTCCCGGATACGCGATTCTCTTCATCACGTGCCAGTCTGCCCGGTCCTATTGTTTTTCCCTTCATTTGAACCGTCGTTTGATGTTGCGCTTCTCATCAAAAAACTGCGGGAAAAACAGCATCCCGATTTGGAGATTTATCAATTTGAAGCTCTTCACGGCTTTGCCAATCCTGACTCTGATACTTTCGACAGGGCACTCTTCTTCAAAGCGCTTTCCATCATAAAAAACGAGGCAGAAAAACCGCCCCGCCCTGTGTCATCAGATTGTTCTAAAACGCGCACAAATGGTCGTCAGTGA
- a CDS encoding 3-hydroxyacyl-ACP dehydratase FabZ family protein — protein MNSLLLPHRYPFLFIDGVTESEPGKHAAAYKLISENDWFINDKQTEMPFSLVIEALAQTAAFTGVTDQNSLGLLSSVKKAEKLGAAAPGDRLDLTFEVTRNRRGFVFGHAKASVGGQPVAEAEIGIYIEK, from the coding sequence ATGAACTCATTACTTTTGCCTCATCGCTATCCGTTTTTGTTTATTGATGGCGTGACGGAAAGCGAGCCCGGCAAACATGCGGCAGCGTATAAGCTGATCAGTGAGAACGACTGGTTTATCAATGATAAGCAAACAGAAATGCCGTTTTCACTTGTGATTGAAGCACTTGCGCAAACAGCGGCTTTTACAGGAGTTACAGATCAGAACAGCTTGGGTTTATTGTCTTCCGTGAAGAAAGCGGAAAAACTCGGAGCGGCCGCGCCTGGTGACCGGCTTGATCTTACATTTGAAGTTACGCGCAACCGACGCGGGTTTGTGTTCGGGCATGCCAAGGCGTCAGTTGGCGGACAGCCTGTTGCTGAAGCTGAAATCGGCATCTATATCGAAAAATGA
- a CDS encoding Cof-type HAD-IIB family hydrolase — protein sequence MSVQRENVDIKLIAIDMDGTLLNDEQLISDENRKAIREAEDKGVYVVISTGRTLMTCRELAESLKLSSFLITANGSEIWDSNFNLVERKLLHTDHIQMMWDLRNKHNTNFWASTVNKVWRGEFPENITDHEWLKFGFDIEDDDIRNEVLEELRKNKELEITNSSPTNIEVNALGINKAAALAKVSEKLGFTMENVMAMGDSLNDIAMIKEAGLGVAMGNAQDVVKETADWTTDTNIEDGVAKAIRHWVL from the coding sequence ATGTCTGTTCAAAGAGAAAATGTAGATATCAAGCTGATCGCAATCGATATGGATGGAACGCTGCTGAATGACGAGCAGCTGATCTCCGATGAAAACCGTAAAGCCATTCGTGAAGCCGAGGATAAAGGCGTGTACGTGGTGATCAGCACGGGCCGGACGCTGATGACGTGCCGGGAGCTGGCGGAATCCCTGAAGCTGTCATCCTTTTTAATCACGGCAAACGGCAGTGAAATTTGGGATTCGAATTTTAATTTGGTGGAACGCAAGCTGCTCCATACGGATCACATTCAAATGATGTGGGATTTGCGGAATAAGCACAACACTAATTTCTGGGCTTCTACCGTAAATAAAGTATGGAGAGGCGAGTTTCCGGAAAACATTACGGATCACGAATGGCTCAAATTCGGCTTTGACATTGAGGATGACGACATCCGAAACGAAGTGCTGGAGGAGCTGAGGAAAAACAAAGAGCTTGAAATCACCAATTCAAGCCCGACAAACATTGAGGTCAACGCGCTTGGCATCAACAAAGCCGCGGCTCTTGCGAAGGTTTCTGAAAAACTCGGCTTTACGATGGAGAATGTGATGGCGATGGGTGACAGCCTCAATGACATCGCGATGATCAAAGAAGCGGGTCTGGGTGTTGCGATGGGAAATGCGCAAGACGTCGTGAAAGAAACGGCTGATTGGACCACGGATACAAATATTGAGGATGGTGTCGCTAAAGCGATTCGCCATTGGGTACTATAA
- the pxpA gene encoding 5-oxoprolinase subunit PpxA produces the protein MFQIDLNCDLGESFGAYTIGLDQDILEYVTSANIACGFHAGDPGVMRKTVALAAEKGVKIGAHPGLPDLLGFGRRNMAISPQEAYDLVVYQIGALSGFLKAEGLRMQHVKPHGALYNMAAVDQKLSDAIAKAVCKVDPGLVLFGLAESELVKAGERIGLQTASEVFADRTYQADGTLTPRSQPDALIESDDAAVTQVIKMVKEGAVKSQQGHDVSLKADTVCIHGDGAHALTFAQKIRKELKEAGIEVAAISAQKST, from the coding sequence GTGTTTCAGATTGATTTGAACTGTGATTTAGGAGAAAGCTTCGGAGCCTACACGATTGGCCTTGACCAAGATATCTTAGAGTATGTCACATCAGCGAACATCGCATGCGGATTTCATGCAGGAGACCCCGGTGTCATGCGGAAAACCGTCGCGCTTGCGGCAGAAAAAGGCGTAAAAATCGGCGCGCATCCGGGTTTGCCGGATTTACTCGGTTTCGGCCGCCGCAATATGGCAATTTCACCTCAGGAAGCGTATGATCTTGTCGTCTATCAAATTGGCGCGCTCTCTGGTTTTTTAAAAGCAGAAGGACTTCGCATGCAGCACGTCAAACCGCATGGCGCTTTATACAATATGGCGGCAGTCGATCAAAAGCTGTCTGACGCCATCGCGAAAGCTGTCTGTAAAGTTGATCCCGGCCTGGTTCTTTTCGGTCTTGCTGAGAGCGAGCTCGTAAAAGCGGGAGAACGGATCGGACTGCAAACAGCAAGTGAAGTGTTCGCCGACAGAACATACCAAGCGGACGGCACACTGACGCCGCGATCCCAGCCGGACGCACTCATTGAAAGCGATGATGCCGCCGTCACCCAGGTGATCAAAATGGTGAAAGAAGGGGCGGTCAAATCTCAGCAAGGCCATGATGTGTCATTAAAAGCGGACACGGTTTGCATTCATGGAGACGGAGCCCATGCGCTGACATTTGCGCAGAAAATCAGAAAAGAGCTCAAAGAGGCGGGAATTGAAGTGGCCGCTATTTCAGCACAGAAGTCAACATAA
- a CDS encoding NRAMP family divalent metal transporter — protein sequence MEQQKKTAGKKAGSWSLLMGAAFLMATSAVGPGFLTQTATFTNTLAASFGFVIIISIILDIFAQTNVWRIIAVSGKRGQEIANMVLPGLGYFIAILVVLGGLAFNIGNIGGAGLGLQVLFGITPTTGALISAAVAILIFLIKEAGKAMDRFTQIAGFVMILLTLYVAITTAPPVGEAVANTIAPEQISIFAIVTLVGGTVGGYITFAGGHRLLDAGIKGKESIPQVTKSSVVGILITSVMRIALFLAVLGVVSKGLHIDESNPAASVFKLAAGNVGYKIFGLIMWSAAITSVIGAAYTSVSFFKTFSPKIEKNSRGIIIGFIVISTLAFVTIGQPAKILVLVGSLNGLILPIALGTLLIAAYKKKIIGDYKHPLWLTVSGSLVVVVMAVMGVYMLFTQLPQLWS from the coding sequence ATGGAGCAGCAGAAAAAAACAGCAGGAAAAAAGGCGGGCAGCTGGTCATTGCTGATGGGGGCCGCCTTTTTAATGGCGACATCAGCGGTCGGCCCGGGATTCCTGACACAAACCGCAACATTCACAAACACACTCGCGGCAAGCTTTGGTTTTGTCATTATCATATCTATTATTTTGGATATTTTCGCCCAAACCAACGTATGGCGCATCATAGCGGTTTCTGGAAAACGCGGTCAGGAAATTGCGAATATGGTGCTTCCGGGATTGGGTTATTTCATCGCCATTCTCGTCGTGCTTGGCGGATTGGCTTTTAATATCGGGAATATCGGAGGTGCCGGACTGGGGCTTCAGGTATTGTTTGGCATTACACCAACAACAGGCGCTTTGATCAGTGCTGCCGTTGCCATTTTAATCTTTTTAATTAAAGAAGCGGGAAAAGCGATGGACCGGTTTACGCAAATTGCCGGTTTTGTCATGATCCTTTTAACTTTGTATGTCGCGATTACGACAGCTCCGCCTGTTGGCGAGGCTGTGGCGAATACGATTGCGCCGGAGCAAATCAGCATTTTTGCTATTGTCACGCTAGTGGGCGGAACCGTCGGCGGTTATATCACATTTGCCGGAGGACACCGCTTGCTGGATGCCGGAATTAAAGGAAAGGAATCCATCCCGCAGGTGACAAAAAGTTCGGTTGTCGGCATTTTAATTACATCTGTCATGCGTATTGCTCTTTTCCTCGCGGTGCTTGGCGTTGTTTCAAAAGGCCTGCATATCGATGAAAGCAACCCGGCGGCTTCTGTTTTCAAGCTGGCTGCTGGAAATGTCGGTTATAAAATTTTCGGATTGATCATGTGGTCTGCGGCCATTACCTCTGTCATCGGAGCAGCTTACACGTCTGTTTCGTTCTTTAAAACCTTTTCTCCGAAAATTGAAAAAAATTCACGCGGCATTATTATCGGGTTTATCGTGATTTCCACGTTAGCTTTTGTCACAATCGGACAACCTGCGAAAATCCTCGTGCTTGTCGGTTCGCTGAATGGCTTAATTCTGCCGATTGCGCTCGGAACGCTGCTGATTGCCGCATATAAGAAAAAGATTATCGGTGATTATAAGCATCCGCTTTGGCTGACCGTTTCAGGTTCACTTGTGGTGGTCGTAATGGCTGTGATGGGTGTCTACATGTTATTTACACAACTTCCTCAATTGTGGAGCTGA
- a CDS encoding putative hydro-lyase, which yields MEQLNKMAPQDVRALIREGKINGPTAGMSGGYAQANLVILKKDLAFDFLLFCQRNQKPCPVLDVTEAGSPVPFLAAPDADIRTDFPKYRIYRHGILTEEVSDITPYWENDFVGFLIGCSFSFEQALINNGIPVRHIDEGTNVPMYKTNIDCVSAGVFQGKMVVSMRPVPERLAVRAAQVTSRFPAVHGGPIHIGNPGAIGIVDADKPDFGDAVSIREGEVPVFWACGVTPQAVAMNVKPEMVITHAPGHMLITDIRDESLAVL from the coding sequence GTGGAGCAATTAAACAAAATGGCGCCGCAGGATGTGCGCGCCCTGATACGAGAAGGAAAAATAAACGGGCCGACCGCAGGAATGTCCGGCGGCTATGCCCAAGCGAATCTTGTGATCTTGAAGAAAGACCTAGCGTTTGACTTCCTGCTGTTTTGCCAACGGAATCAAAAGCCATGCCCTGTGCTGGATGTGACAGAAGCGGGTTCGCCTGTGCCGTTTCTGGCAGCGCCCGATGCCGATATCAGAACGGACTTTCCGAAATACCGTATTTACAGGCATGGTATCTTGACGGAAGAAGTATCTGATATCACGCCATACTGGGAGAATGACTTTGTCGGCTTTCTGATCGGATGCAGTTTCTCCTTTGAACAGGCGCTGATCAATAATGGAATACCTGTCCGGCATATTGATGAGGGGACGAACGTTCCGATGTATAAAACGAATATTGATTGTGTTTCAGCGGGCGTGTTTCAAGGAAAGATGGTTGTCAGCATGAGACCCGTTCCAGAACGGCTGGCTGTACGCGCTGCACAAGTGACCTCGCGTTTTCCGGCAGTGCACGGAGGGCCGATTCATATCGGCAATCCGGGAGCAATCGGCATTGTTGATGCGGACAAACCGGATTTCGGAGATGCCGTTTCCATTCGTGAAGGCGAGGTTCCTGTTTTTTGGGCATGCGGTGTGACCCCGCAAGCCGTGGCTATGAATGTAAAACCTGAAATGGTCATCACACATGCGCCGGGGCATATGCTCATCACAGATATTCGAGACGAGTCGCTTGCGGTGCTGTAA
- the pxpB gene encoding 5-oxoprolinase subunit PxpB: protein MTVRCQIEQLGDSAMMIRFGEEINEQVNGFVHAAAAYIEEQPFPGFIECIPAFTSLTVFYDMYEVYKHLPKGMSSPFEKVKLDVEEGLKEIAKDYENSRRIVEIPVCYGGEFGPDLEEVAKINQLSPEEVIEIHTSGEYVVYMLGFAPGFPFLGGMSKRIAAPRKSSPRPSIPAGSVGIAGLQTGVYPISTPGGWQLIGKTPLALFRPQENPPTLLRAGDTVKFVRISEEDYHAYKEESN from the coding sequence ATGACTGTACGATGTCAAATCGAACAGCTCGGTGATTCTGCAATGATGATCCGATTCGGAGAAGAAATAAACGAACAGGTCAACGGTTTTGTCCATGCCGCGGCCGCTTATATAGAAGAACAGCCATTTCCGGGGTTCATTGAGTGTATTCCGGCTTTTACAAGTCTAACGGTATTTTATGATATGTATGAAGTGTACAAGCATTTGCCTAAAGGCATGAGCTCACCTTTTGAGAAGGTAAAACTTGATGTCGAAGAGGGGCTGAAGGAAATAGCTAAAGACTATGAAAATAGCCGCCGTATTGTAGAAATTCCCGTATGCTATGGCGGTGAATTCGGGCCCGATTTAGAAGAGGTGGCGAAGATCAATCAGCTTTCTCCGGAGGAAGTCATTGAGATTCATACAAGCGGCGAATATGTGGTGTATATGCTTGGTTTTGCTCCTGGTTTTCCTTTTTTAGGCGGGATGTCCAAACGCATTGCCGCTCCAAGAAAATCATCGCCAAGACCTTCCATTCCCGCAGGTTCGGTAGGAATTGCGGGATTGCAGACAGGCGTTTACCCGATTTCGACGCCGGGCGGATGGCAGCTGATCGGCAAAACGCCGCTGGCTCTTTTCCGGCCGCAGGAAAACCCGCCGACATTACTGCGGGCGGGAGACACTGTGAAATTCGTGCGCATCTCAGAAGAAGACTATCACGCCTATAAGGAGGAGTCCAATTGA
- a CDS encoding biotin-dependent carboxyltransferase family protein — MKVLKPGLLTTVQDIGRTGYQKYGVLASGAMDTISLRIANLLIGNSENEAGLEITLMGPGPSFYFTKKTLIAVTGANFTLRINDEEAPLWKPVLVKGNSTVSFGPCKLGSRAYLAAAGGFDVPDVMESKSTYVRAGIGGLHGRALQKEDELSIGEISSLSQTILSQLNLQLGKREFAAPKWSVSRGRFLPLKKNPIIRVLEGKQFGFFTEESKTRFYAETFRVTPQSDRMGYRLKGEPLELKAPLEMVSEAVSFGTVQVPPDGNPIILLADRQTTGGYPRIAHIISADLPIVSQIMPGEHVQFEPVSLQEAEALAIEREQHIKELKTRMKMEWLT; from the coding sequence ATGAAAGTGTTAAAGCCCGGACTGCTCACAACGGTTCAGGATATAGGCAGAACGGGTTATCAAAAATACGGTGTACTGGCAAGCGGAGCCATGGACACAATTTCGCTGCGCATAGCCAATCTGCTGATCGGCAACAGCGAAAATGAAGCCGGTCTTGAAATTACGCTGATGGGGCCCGGTCCGTCGTTTTATTTTACAAAAAAGACGCTGATTGCGGTGACAGGGGCGAACTTCACGCTACGTATTAATGACGAGGAAGCACCTTTATGGAAGCCTGTGCTCGTCAAGGGAAACAGCACAGTCAGTTTTGGTCCCTGTAAACTTGGCAGCCGTGCTTATTTAGCGGCGGCCGGCGGTTTCGATGTGCCTGACGTCATGGAAAGCAAAAGCACGTACGTTAGAGCAGGCATCGGCGGACTTCATGGCAGAGCGCTTCAGAAGGAAGATGAACTGTCCATTGGAGAAATATCATCTCTTTCGCAAACCATCCTTTCCCAATTAAACCTCCAGCTTGGAAAGCGGGAATTTGCGGCACCGAAATGGTCGGTTAGCCGCGGCAGGTTTCTGCCATTAAAAAAGAATCCCATTATCCGTGTACTTGAAGGAAAACAATTCGGCTTTTTTACAGAAGAATCGAAAACGCGTTTTTATGCAGAAACGTTTCGGGTCACGCCGCAGTCCGACCGTATGGGTTACAGGCTCAAAGGAGAACCGCTCGAACTGAAGGCGCCGCTTGAGATGGTGTCGGAAGCGGTTTCGTTTGGAACTGTTCAGGTGCCGCCTGACGGCAACCCGATTATCCTGCTTGCAGACCGGCAAACGACCGGCGGCTATCCGAGGATCGCGCATATCATATCCGCTGATCTTCCGATTGTCTCCCAAATCATGCCGGGCGAGCACGTCCAGTTTGAGCCTGTATCCCTTCAAGAAGCGGAAGCGCTTGCGATCGAACGGGAACAGCATATAAAAGAACTGAAAACGAGAATGAAGATGGAATGGCTGACGTAA
- a CDS encoding IclR family transcriptional regulator, whose amino-acid sequence MQNKNKTVVKSMALLNLFLHEPSLTLSELVSLSKMPKTSVHRMVSSLEEMGFLNRDSSGAYSLGLVFLEFGQLVADRLDIRKIAKPVMEELCQEVDEAVQLIMRDGNEAIYVEKIEGTQTVRLYTAIGRRSPLYAGACARSILSFLPREEIETYIKQTELISIGAGTITDPEKLLEEIDASVQNGYTVSYSELENYTAAIGAPIFNHKRQVAAGISIAGFEARFTEDRLPYLTEKVKDAAMQISRKIGYS is encoded by the coding sequence ATGCAGAATAAAAACAAAACCGTAGTCAAATCTATGGCTCTGCTTAATTTGTTTTTGCATGAACCAAGCCTTACCTTAAGTGAACTGGTGTCGCTGTCAAAAATGCCGAAAACCTCTGTTCACCGGATGGTCAGCTCTTTGGAGGAAATGGGGTTCCTCAATCGGGATTCGTCCGGCGCTTATTCGCTGGGACTGGTGTTTCTTGAATTTGGGCAGCTTGTCGCTGACAGGCTCGATATCAGAAAAATAGCGAAACCGGTGATGGAAGAGCTGTGCCAGGAAGTGGATGAAGCCGTGCAATTGATCATGAGGGACGGCAATGAAGCGATATACGTTGAGAAAATCGAAGGAACACAGACTGTACGGCTGTACACGGCGATCGGCAGGCGTTCTCCTCTGTATGCAGGAGCGTGTGCGAGAAGCATTTTGTCCTTTCTTCCCCGTGAAGAAATCGAAACATACATCAAACAAACAGAGCTCATTTCAATTGGGGCCGGGACGATTACCGATCCGGAAAAGCTGCTGGAGGAGATTGATGCCTCCGTGCAGAATGGCTATACCGTCAGCTATTCAGAGCTCGAAAACTATACGGCGGCCATCGGCGCCCCGATCTTTAACCATAAGCGGCAAGTGGCAGCCGGCATCAGCATTGCAGGCTTTGAAGCAAGATTTACAGAAGACAGGCTTCCTTATTTAACAGAAAAGGTGAAGGATGCCGCTATGCAGATTTCCAGAAAAATAGGGTATTCTTGA
- a CDS encoding GDSL-type esterase/lipase family protein, with translation MVLQYTALGDSLTTGRGAGLFSPGFVQRLGDMMEADLKTKTAISIFAKSGLNTEEILGLLSHPHVQKCIQAAGMITITGCGNDLFDSVFAYQTSKDETTFSRASAHCHENFEKMIAEIAEIKGENPSPYAIRVFNLYNPFPGIDIAGKWITSFNSHLETLAAAPHVKIADAYSIFKGKEQEYLSFDGVHPNSKGYQAMDQAVHKLGYKELPVS, from the coding sequence ATGGTGCTTCAATATACAGCACTGGGGGATTCTTTGACGACAGGGAGAGGAGCCGGGCTGTTTTCCCCCGGATTCGTCCAACGTCTGGGAGACATGATGGAAGCTGACTTGAAAACAAAAACGGCCATCTCCATCTTTGCTAAATCAGGCTTAAATACAGAAGAAATTCTGGGGCTCCTGTCACATCCCCATGTGCAAAAATGCATTCAAGCTGCTGGCATGATAACGATCACAGGGTGCGGAAATGATCTTTTTGATTCAGTCTTTGCTTACCAAACGTCTAAAGATGAAACGACATTCAGCCGAGCATCCGCTCATTGCCATGAGAATTTTGAAAAGATGATTGCCGAAATCGCCGAAATCAAAGGAGAAAACCCGTCTCCGTACGCCATCCGTGTGTTCAACTTATACAATCCGTTTCCCGGCATTGACATCGCTGGCAAATGGATCACATCTTTTAATTCGCATTTAGAAACACTTGCGGCGGCGCCCCATGTCAAAATCGCGGATGCCTATAGCATTTTCAAAGGAAAAGAGCAGGAATATCTGTCCTTTGACGGTGTCCATCCGAACAGCAAAGGCTATCAAGCAATGGATCAAGCCGTTCACAAGCTGGGTTATAAAGAATTGCCAGTTTCATAG
- a CDS encoding YczI family protein → MFRIFKMSFAVIIIILALVAFNYTEHTSVIQSVMLVFLGAVMFMQGLEERKKENDGSGAFNIYTAVFVWSVSLIGFTLHII, encoded by the coding sequence TTGTTTCGGATTTTTAAAATGTCTTTTGCGGTTATCATTATTATTCTGGCGCTCGTTGCTTTTAACTATACGGAACACACCTCTGTTATCCAATCGGTCATGCTTGTCTTTCTTGGCGCAGTCATGTTTATGCAGGGGCTTGAAGAGCGTAAAAAAGAAAACGACGGCTCAGGTGCGTTTAATATTTATACCGCCGTTTTCGTATGGTCTGTCTCTCTCATCGGTTTTACTCTTCATATTATATAA
- a CDS encoding antibiotic biosynthesis monooxygenase: protein MVREAAILHIKEGLEQEFEEAFRQAAPIISGMKGYITHSLSKCMEETHKYLLLVEWETLEDHTEGFRGSSEYQEWKALLHRFYTPFPTVEHFQDV, encoded by the coding sequence ATGGTCAGAGAGGCAGCGATACTTCACATTAAAGAGGGGCTTGAACAAGAGTTTGAGGAGGCGTTCCGGCAAGCGGCGCCGATTATTTCCGGCATGAAGGGCTATATCACGCACTCGTTATCAAAATGCATGGAAGAAACACATAAATACCTGCTGCTTGTGGAGTGGGAAACACTTGAGGACCACACGGAAGGCTTTCGCGGTTCTTCAGAGTATCAAGAGTGGAAAGCCTTGCTTCATCGGTTCTATACCCCGTTCCCGACGGTCGAGCATTTTCAGGATGTGTAA